In Mucilaginibacter boryungensis, a single window of DNA contains:
- a CDS encoding AMP-dependent synthetase/ligase yields MRHPERSEGTPAMLTGDPSLALRMTELYTMNATRLFDCMALQAAAPVANLLNAKENGVWKAYSTQQVHQMVNQLSMALLNLGISQGDGTTEGRDKIALISSGRPEWLITDLAVQQIGAILVPLYPNSNPKELEQILNEAEVKYVFVSNDELCGKITEVQANIPSLKKVYSFDKINACAHWLELLQPLQPGDTEKIKAIRDTVKANDITTIIYTSGTTGHPKGVMLTHKNILTNVLDSSKVLNQIPAEHKSALSFLPLNHIFEKMCTYIYMFNGFAISYAESMDTIGPNLREVKPDIFTAVPRLLEKVFERIMDAGQKLTGLKKKIFLWSIKVAEEFEINHGAMYAIKLAIADKLVFSKWREAVGGNVKAIVVGSSATPIKLEKIFTAAKIVILEGYGLTETSPVIAVNQYLPDMRKFGTVGPLLGGVQVKIAEDGEILCKGDNVMAGYYKNPEMTAEVMQDGWFHTGDIGVLDEGKFLKITDRKKEIFKTSGGKYVAPLPIENKMKENHFIEQMMVIGSERKFVAALIVPSYTNLLPWCKENDILFINHAELVKDKRVMELFKAAVNEFNPEFNHVEQVKKIALLPNEWSVESGELTPTGKMKRKVIMEKYHDVIDKLYREDVNDTDCTVIPPTH; encoded by the coding sequence ATGCGTCATCCTGAACGTAGTGAAGGAACCCCGGCTATGCTAACCGGTGATCCTTCGTTAGCACTCAGGATGACGGAATTGTATACCATGAACGCGACAAGATTATTTGATTGTATGGCCCTGCAGGCCGCCGCGCCTGTAGCCAATTTGCTGAACGCTAAAGAAAATGGCGTATGGAAAGCCTATAGCACACAGCAAGTGCATCAGATGGTCAATCAGTTATCTATGGCGCTACTCAATTTAGGGATATCGCAGGGCGATGGCACTACCGAAGGGCGCGATAAAATAGCATTGATTAGCAGTGGCCGCCCCGAATGGTTAATTACCGACCTGGCCGTACAGCAAATAGGGGCTATCCTGGTGCCGCTTTATCCCAACAGTAACCCCAAGGAATTAGAACAAATACTGAATGAAGCTGAAGTAAAATATGTATTTGTAAGTAACGATGAACTGTGCGGGAAGATAACCGAAGTACAAGCTAATATCCCATCACTGAAAAAGGTTTACTCGTTTGATAAGATAAATGCCTGCGCGCATTGGCTGGAACTATTGCAGCCTTTGCAGCCGGGCGATACGGAAAAAATAAAAGCCATACGCGATACAGTTAAGGCAAACGATATTACTACTATTATTTATACGTCGGGTACTACGGGCCATCCTAAAGGCGTAATGCTGACACACAAAAATATCCTGACTAACGTGCTGGACAGCAGCAAGGTTTTAAACCAGATCCCGGCTGAACATAAAAGCGCCCTTAGCTTCCTGCCGTTGAACCACATTTTTGAAAAGATGTGTACTTACATCTATATGTTTAACGGTTTTGCAATATCGTATGCCGAAAGTATGGATACCATTGGCCCTAATTTGCGAGAGGTGAAACCGGATATTTTTACCGCTGTACCACGCTTGTTAGAAAAAGTTTTTGAGCGTATTATGGATGCCGGGCAAAAACTGACCGGCCTGAAAAAGAAGATCTTTTTATGGTCGATAAAAGTAGCCGAGGAGTTTGAAATTAATCACGGTGCTATGTATGCCATAAAGTTGGCCATTGCCGATAAACTGGTATTCAGCAAATGGCGCGAAGCAGTGGGGGGCAATGTAAAGGCTATTGTGGTTGGTAGTTCGGCTACACCCATTAAACTGGAGAAAATATTTACCGCTGCTAAAATTGTGATACTGGAAGGCTATGGCTTAACTGAAACATCGCCGGTTATTGCGGTAAACCAATACCTGCCCGATATGCGGAAATTTGGTACAGTTGGTCCATTGTTGGGCGGCGTGCAGGTAAAGATAGCTGAGGACGGCGAGATACTGTGCAAGGGCGATAATGTAATGGCCGGTTACTATAAAAATCCCGAAATGACGGCCGAAGTGATGCAGGATGGCTGGTTTCATACCGGCGATATAGGGGTGCTGGATGAAGGCAAATTTTTGAAGATAACCGACCGTAAAAAAGAGATATTCAAAACATCGGGCGGCAAATATGTGGCCCCGCTGCCTATTGAAAATAAAATGAAGGAGAATCATTTTATTGAGCAGATGATGGTGATAGGTTCTGAACGGAAATTTGTCGCGGCGCTCATCGTCCCATCATATACCAACCTTTTGCCATGGTGCAAGGAGAACGACATCCTGTTTATTAACCACGCCGAATTAGTGAAAGATAAGCGTGTAATGGAATTATTTAAAGCAGCGGTTAACGAATTCAATCCCGAATTTAACCATGTGGAGCAGGTGAAAAAGATTGCTTTGCTGCCTAACGAATGGTCGGTTGAAAGCGGTGAACTAACCCCAACCGGAAAAATGAAACGCAAAGTGATCATGGAAAAATATCACGATGTGATTGATAAGCTTTACCGCGAAGATGTTAACGATACAGACTGCACCGTTATCCCCCCAACCCATTAA
- a CDS encoding acetyl-CoA C-acyltransferase: MNAYIVAATRSAVGKATRGGFRFTRPDTLAADVIKALMASVPNVDKEQIEDVIVGNATPEAEQGLNVGRLISLMALDTDKVPGMTVNRYCASGLETIAIASAKVHAGIADCIIAGGVESMSLLPMGGWRIVPNTDIALSNPDYYWGMGLTAEAVAKEYNVGREEQDQFALQSHQKALKAIAEGKFKDQIVPMNITEVYVDENGRKQQRNFTVDTDEGPRADTSLDALAKLKPVFDARGVVTAGNSSQTSDGAAFVMVVSEKFMKANNLTPIARLVNYAVAGVPPRIMGIGPLVAVPKVLEAAGMKQQDIDLVELNEAFASQSLAVIKGLDLNPDIVNVNGGAIALGHPLGCTGAKLSVQLFDELKRRDKKYGMVTMCVGTGQGAAGIFELL; encoded by the coding sequence ATGAACGCATATATAGTAGCGGCTACACGCAGCGCGGTTGGTAAGGCCACTCGTGGCGGCTTCAGGTTTACACGGCCTGATACCTTGGCGGCAGATGTAATTAAGGCCTTAATGGCATCGGTTCCTAATGTGGATAAGGAGCAGATTGAGGATGTGATTGTGGGTAATGCTACGCCCGAGGCTGAGCAGGGGCTGAACGTTGGCCGCCTGATATCGCTGATGGCCTTGGATACCGATAAAGTTCCGGGCATGACGGTAAACCGTTACTGCGCTTCGGGACTGGAGACTATTGCTATTGCTTCGGCTAAAGTGCATGCGGGCATTGCCGATTGTATTATTGCAGGCGGGGTGGAAAGCATGAGTTTGCTGCCTATGGGCGGCTGGCGTATTGTGCCTAATACCGATATCGCGTTAAGCAACCCCGACTACTATTGGGGTATGGGTTTAACCGCTGAAGCCGTGGCTAAGGAATATAATGTCGGTCGCGAGGAGCAGGACCAGTTTGCTTTACAATCGCACCAAAAAGCCCTTAAAGCCATTGCTGAAGGGAAGTTTAAAGACCAGATAGTACCGATGAACATAACCGAGGTTTATGTTGATGAAAACGGCAGGAAACAGCAGCGGAATTTTACCGTTGATACCGATGAAGGCCCGCGTGCCGATACATCCTTAGATGCCTTGGCTAAGCTAAAACCGGTGTTTGATGCAAGGGGTGTGGTTACGGCCGGTAATTCATCGCAAACAAGCGATGGCGCCGCGTTTGTAATGGTGGTAAGCGAAAAGTTTATGAAAGCCAACAATCTTACGCCTATTGCCCGTTTGGTAAACTATGCCGTTGCCGGTGTGCCGCCGCGCATAATGGGTATTGGGCCGCTGGTGGCTGTCCCTAAAGTTTTAGAAGCCGCGGGTATGAAACAGCAGGATATAGACCTGGTAGAGCTGAACGAGGCCTTTGCATCGCAATCGTTAGCGGTAATAAAAGGGTTGGATTTAAATCCCGATATTGTAAATGTAAACGGAGGCGCAATTGCCCTGGGGCACCCTTTGGGTTGCACAGGTGCAAAACTATCGGTACAATTGTTTGATGAATTAAAACGGCGCGACAAAAAATACGGCATGGTTACCATGTGCGTAGGTACCGGTCAGGGCGCCGCAGGTATATTTGAACTATTATAA
- a CDS encoding 3-hydroxyacyl-CoA dehydrogenase/enoyl-CoA hydratase family protein, translating into MSAKRIIKKAAVLGSGVMGSRIACHFANVGVQVLLLDIVPKDAATDKKSRNKIVDDALAFALKSNPSPIYLKSFAKRITTGNFDDDMPKIADCDWVIEVVVERLDIKQQVFEKVEKFRKPGTLITTNTSGIPIHLMTEGRSDDFKQHFCGSHFFNPPRYLKLLEIIPTKDTSPEVVSFLMEFGEKFLGKTTVLAKDTPAFIGNRIGVFSIMSILHYVDKTGMTVEEVDKLTGPVIGHPKSATFRTTDVVGLDTMIHVANGLKENAPDDEANALFSIPEYVSGMAKNNWLGSKTEQGFYKKTKVNGKSEFQALDLKTLEYKPSQKVKFPVLETTKTVDNMSDRLKMLFAAKDKAGDFYRDVFYQLFAYASNRIPEISDELYKIDAAMNAGFGWEMGPFEKWDALGVEPTVKAMEAAGNKPAQWVYDMLASGAKSFYKIEDGHRQYYDIPTKTYKIIPGTEQFILLDNIRASKAIWKNSGTTITDIGDGIINLEFHTKMNTIGGEVIEGINKAITLAEASYKGLVISNEGANFSAGANVGMIFMMAVEQEFDELSMVIRAFQNTMMRIRYSSIPVVIAPHQMALGGGCEMCLHADKVVAHAETYMGLVEFGVGLIPGGGGTKEFALRLSDELQEGDIELNNFRERFLTIGQAKVSTSAYEAFELGYLKKGRDLVVVSEKRLLAEAKEQCLLMADEGYIQPIPRTDIRVLGKQALGLGYIGANSMYSGNYISEHDVKISQKLAYVLCGGDLSQPSIVSEEYLLNLEREAFLQLCTERKTLERIQSIITGGKVLRN; encoded by the coding sequence ATGAGTGCTAAACGAATAATAAAGAAAGCAGCTGTACTTGGCTCAGGCGTAATGGGGAGCAGGATAGCCTGCCACTTCGCCAATGTGGGCGTGCAGGTATTGCTGCTGGATATTGTACCTAAAGATGCTGCCACTGATAAAAAAAGCCGCAATAAAATTGTAGATGATGCTTTGGCCTTCGCGCTGAAATCGAACCCATCGCCTATTTATCTGAAATCGTTTGCTAAGCGAATTACTACCGGTAATTTTGACGATGATATGCCCAAAATTGCCGATTGCGACTGGGTAATAGAAGTGGTGGTTGAACGCCTGGACATTAAACAGCAGGTGTTTGAGAAGGTGGAAAAATTCCGTAAACCCGGAACATTAATTACCACCAATACTTCAGGTATCCCTATCCATTTAATGACGGAAGGCCGCAGCGATGATTTTAAGCAGCACTTCTGCGGGAGCCACTTTTTTAACCCGCCGCGTTATCTTAAACTGCTGGAAATTATCCCGACCAAAGATACCTCACCTGAAGTGGTGAGCTTCCTGATGGAGTTTGGCGAGAAGTTTTTGGGTAAAACAACCGTTCTGGCTAAGGATACCCCAGCCTTTATTGGTAACCGTATTGGTGTGTTCAGTATTATGAGCATTCTGCACTACGTTGATAAAACCGGCATGACGGTAGAGGAAGTGGACAAGCTGACCGGCCCGGTTATCGGTCACCCAAAATCGGCTACCTTCCGTACTACCGATGTGGTGGGTTTGGATACCATGATACATGTAGCCAATGGGCTGAAAGAAAATGCCCCGGACGATGAGGCTAACGCGCTGTTCAGCATTCCAGAATATGTAAGCGGAATGGCTAAAAACAACTGGCTGGGCAGCAAAACCGAACAGGGTTTTTATAAGAAAACGAAGGTTAACGGTAAAAGCGAGTTCCAGGCGCTTGATCTGAAAACACTGGAATACAAGCCATCGCAAAAGGTGAAGTTTCCAGTGCTGGAAACTACCAAAACGGTGGATAACATGAGCGACCGGCTAAAAATGCTGTTTGCCGCGAAAGATAAGGCCGGCGATTTTTACCGCGATGTATTTTACCAGCTATTTGCCTATGCCAGCAACCGTATCCCCGAAATTTCAGACGAGCTTTATAAGATAGACGCCGCCATGAATGCCGGCTTTGGCTGGGAAATGGGGCCGTTTGAAAAATGGGACGCGCTGGGTGTTGAACCTACCGTAAAAGCTATGGAAGCCGCTGGTAACAAACCCGCGCAATGGGTATACGATATGCTGGCAAGCGGGGCTAAATCTTTTTATAAGATAGAAGATGGTCATCGCCAATACTACGATATCCCAACCAAAACGTACAAGATCATACCGGGAACGGAACAGTTTATATTGCTGGATAACATCCGCGCCAGCAAAGCTATCTGGAAAAACAGCGGCACTACCATAACCGATATTGGCGATGGTATTATCAACCTGGAATTCCATACCAAAATGAACACTATTGGCGGCGAGGTAATTGAAGGCATTAATAAAGCCATTACCCTGGCCGAGGCCTCCTACAAAGGTTTGGTCATCAGTAACGAGGGGGCCAACTTTAGCGCCGGGGCCAATGTGGGTATGATATTTATGATGGCGGTTGAACAGGAATTTGACGAGCTGAGCATGGTGATCCGCGCTTTCCAGAATACGATGATGCGGATCCGCTACTCATCCATTCCGGTAGTAATTGCGCCGCACCAAATGGCTTTAGGCGGCGGCTGCGAAATGTGCCTGCATGCCGATAAGGTAGTGGCACATGCCGAAACTTATATGGGCCTGGTTGAGTTTGGCGTAGGCTTGATCCCCGGCGGCGGCGGTACTAAGGAGTTTGCCTTAAGGTTATCGGACGAATTGCAGGAAGGGGATATTGAATTAAATAATTTCCGCGAGAGGTTCCTCACTATCGGTCAGGCTAAGGTTTCCACATCGGCTTATGAGGCCTTTGAACTGGGCTACCTGAAAAAGGGACGCGACTTAGTAGTGGTTTCTGAAAAACGTTTGCTGGCCGAGGCTAAAGAACAATGTTTACTGATGGCCGATGAAGGTTATATCCAGCCTATCCCGCGTACGGATATCCGGGTGCTGGGCAAGCAAGCTTTAGGGTTGGGTTACATTGGGGCCAACAGTATGTACAGCGGCAACTATATCAGCGAACACGATGTGAAAATATCGCAAAAGCTGGCTTATGTACTTTGCGGTGGCGACCTGTCGCAACCAAGTATTGTGAGCGAAGAATACCTGCTGAACTTGGAGCGCGAGGCATTTTTACAGCTATGCACCGAACGCAAAACGCTGGAACGCATACAAAGCATTATTACAGGTGGGAAAGTGCTGAGGAATTGA
- a CDS encoding DUF2147 domain-containing protein produces MSVFKKHFIQLGFTLLAVICLNIAAKAQDKIEGLWYNAEKTGKVEIKKDATGHFNGKVVWLKEPLKDGKPKLDEMNTDEKLRTRPRLGLPVLNGFVKDGENKYVDGTIYDPLNGKTYSCKMTLKGKTLDIRGYIGISLFGRTTTWTRAD; encoded by the coding sequence ATGTCTGTATTTAAAAAACATTTCATCCAATTAGGATTTACACTGCTGGCTGTTATTTGCCTTAACATTGCCGCCAAAGCGCAGGATAAAATTGAAGGCCTTTGGTACAATGCTGAAAAAACCGGGAAGGTAGAAATTAAAAAAGATGCTACCGGCCATTTCAACGGCAAGGTGGTATGGCTTAAGGAGCCCTTAAAAGATGGCAAACCCAAACTTGACGAAATGAACACCGACGAAAAGCTGCGCACCCGCCCGCGTTTAGGCTTGCCGGTGCTGAACGGTTTTGTGAAGGACGGCGAGAATAAGTATGTTGACGGTACCATTTACGATCCTTTGAACGGAAAAACGTATTCCTGCAAAATGACGCTGAAGGGCAAAACGCTGGACATCCGCGGGTACATAGGTATCTCGCTGTTTGGCCGCACCACAACCTGGACGAGGGCAGATTGA
- a CDS encoding acyl-CoA-binding protein has translation MSDLKTSFEQAVAQSKQLSKRPDNETLLKLYSLYKQATEGDMPDDAEKPKMFDFVAQAKYDAWKNRKGTPMDAAMQQYIDLVEGLKGK, from the coding sequence ATGAGCGACCTGAAAACAAGTTTTGAACAAGCTGTAGCGCAAAGCAAGCAACTAAGTAAGCGCCCGGATAACGAGACGTTACTGAAGTTATACAGCCTGTACAAACAAGCCACCGAGGGCGATATGCCCGACGATGCCGAAAAACCCAAAATGTTTGATTTTGTAGCGCAGGCCAAATACGATGCCTGGAAAAACCGCAAAGGTACACCTATGGATGCCGCCATGCAGCAGTATATCGATTTGGTGGAGGGGTTGAAGGGAAAATAA
- a CDS encoding acyl-CoA thioesterase encodes MNVFYEGQVLWSQIDANQHMRHSAYADIAAQARLNMLESVGLKTTTLFEYKIGPVLFREELRYLREISLGDDVKVSCEIISSRADGSRWTIRHEIFRGDGTKAAIIIAEGAWIDMKKRKLAILPAAISEMFAKAPRADDYQEQGPKLKAETQ; translated from the coding sequence ATGAACGTATTTTATGAAGGACAGGTTCTATGGTCGCAAATTGATGCTAACCAGCACATGCGGCATTCGGCTTATGCGGATATTGCCGCGCAGGCACGTTTGAATATGCTGGAAAGCGTAGGCCTTAAAACTACCACACTGTTTGAATATAAAATTGGCCCGGTGCTGTTTCGCGAAGAGTTAAGGTACCTGCGCGAAATTTCCCTGGGCGACGATGTGAAAGTAAGTTGCGAGATCATCAGTTCAAGGGCCGATGGTTCCCGCTGGACCATCCGCCATGAAATTTTTCGTGGTGATGGCACAAAAGCAGCTATCATTATAGCCGAAGGGGCATGGATAGATATGAAGAAGCGTAAACTTGCCATACTGCCTGCCGCTATAAGCGAAATGTTTGCCAAAGCGCCCCGGGCCGATGATTACCAGGAGCAGGGGCCAAAGCTTAAGGCTGAAACCCAGTAA
- a CDS encoding acyl-CoA dehydrogenase family protein, translating to MSTTEIAGALKGGEFLIRDTQAENIFIPEEWNEEQLMIAQTCTDFLAQNVVPNLQRIDEQEEGLMPHLMEEAGQLGLLSISIPEEYGGFGKDFKTSMLVTEKLGAGNSFSVAFSAHTGIGTLPILYYGTEAQKAKYIPKLASGEWKGCYCLTEPGAGSDANSGKARAKLSDDGKYYLITGQKMWITNAGFADVFTVFAKIDDDENLSAFIVEKGFEGLSLNTEEHKMGIKGSSTRQVFFNDCKVPVENLLSERGNGFKIAVNILNLGRIKLGGATIGASKMIIDYSVKYANEREQFGRPIAKYGAIRYKIAQQAIRTYASESAIYRASQNMEEATEHMIAQGMDPIKAKLKGTEQYAIEAAIIKVDASETLDYVVDEGVQIYGGMGYSADAPMDRAYRDSRINRIFEGTNEINRMLTVDMMLKRAMKGELDLMGPAQKVAGELMSIPDFGATEEETLFSKEKKYVANFKKAVLMVAGAAVQKLMMQLGKEQEVLMNLADMLIALYVAESLQLRVEKLVGMRGEEACAGQLDIMRVFIYDAAEKILKAGKEALNAFAEGDERRMMMMGLRRYTKTEDFNTTAARRNIAAMVIAENKYCF from the coding sequence ATGAGCACTACCGAAATAGCAGGCGCCTTAAAAGGCGGGGAATTTTTGATCAGGGATACGCAGGCCGAAAATATTTTTATTCCTGAAGAATGGAACGAAGAACAGCTAATGATAGCCCAAACCTGTACCGATTTTCTGGCGCAAAATGTAGTACCTAACCTGCAGCGAATTGACGAACAGGAAGAAGGCCTGATGCCGCACCTGATGGAAGAAGCCGGTCAGTTGGGTTTGCTGAGCATATCTATACCCGAAGAATACGGTGGTTTTGGTAAGGATTTCAAAACATCCATGCTGGTAACAGAGAAGCTGGGCGCGGGCAATTCGTTTTCGGTGGCGTTTTCGGCGCATACCGGTATTGGTACCCTGCCCATATTGTATTACGGTACTGAAGCGCAAAAAGCTAAATATATCCCCAAACTGGCCAGCGGCGAGTGGAAAGGCTGTTATTGCTTAACCGAACCCGGCGCCGGGTCGGATGCTAACTCGGGCAAGGCGAGGGCAAAGCTATCTGATGATGGAAAATATTATCTCATTACCGGGCAAAAAATGTGGATCACTAACGCTGGTTTTGCTGATGTGTTCACCGTATTTGCCAAAATAGATGATGATGAGAACCTGAGCGCATTCATTGTAGAAAAAGGTTTTGAAGGTTTATCACTGAATACCGAAGAACATAAAATGGGTATCAAGGGGAGTTCAACCCGGCAGGTGTTTTTTAACGATTGCAAAGTGCCGGTAGAGAACCTGCTATCCGAACGGGGCAACGGTTTCAAAATAGCGGTAAATATCCTGAACCTGGGCCGTATCAAGCTGGGTGGCGCTACAATTGGGGCCAGCAAAATGATTATTGACTATTCGGTGAAATACGCTAACGAGCGCGAGCAATTTGGCAGGCCCATTGCTAAATACGGCGCTATCCGCTATAAAATTGCCCAGCAAGCTATCCGTACTTATGCTTCTGAATCGGCTATCTATCGCGCCAGTCAGAATATGGAAGAAGCCACCGAGCATATGATAGCCCAGGGCATGGACCCTATTAAAGCGAAACTAAAAGGTACCGAACAATATGCCATCGAGGCGGCAATTATTAAGGTAGATGCTTCAGAAACTTTGGATTACGTGGTAGATGAAGGCGTACAGATCTACGGCGGTATGGGCTACAGCGCTGATGCGCCTATGGATAGGGCTTACCGCGATTCGCGGATCAACCGGATATTTGAGGGCACTAACGAGATCAACCGCATGCTGACGGTGGATATGATGCTGAAACGCGCCATGAAGGGCGAGCTGGATTTGATGGGTCCTGCCCAAAAAGTTGCAGGCGAACTGATGAGTATCCCCGATTTTGGCGCTACTGAAGAGGAAACACTGTTCAGCAAAGAGAAAAAATATGTGGCCAATTTTAAAAAGGCCGTACTAATGGTAGCCGGCGCAGCCGTGCAAAAACTAATGATGCAATTAGGCAAGGAACAGGAAGTGTTAATGAACCTGGCCGATATGCTGATAGCCTTGTACGTAGCCGAATCATTGCAGTTGCGGGTAGAAAAACTGGTGGGCATGCGTGGCGAGGAAGCATGTGCCGGTCAGTTGGATATTATGCGTGTGTTTATATATGATGCTGCCGAAAAAATATTGAAAGCGGGTAAAGAAGCCCTGAATGCATTTGCCGAGGGCGATGAACGCCGTATGATGATGATGGGCCTGCGACGCTATACCAAAACCGAAGACTTTAATACCACAGCCGCCCGCAGGAATATTGCAGCTATGGTAATTGCAGAAAATAAGTATTGTTTTTAA
- a CDS encoding helix-turn-helix domain-containing protein → MAKKIGQLSLSKFADLYADNFVSNDFFVADEKQLLSLSEFPYRSDGYIIGICTRGTARVEVNLQVYEAVPDAMLLATPFHVLRIYNASADFLCRFLVFSKAFLTENNGNSHFLETFGYFKNTSIPVIYPDNADARMILDVYLLMKQKIERQDHPYRLEISRSILTTLLYEVQSVYEKQHTIIKAKQTRKQELNVLFQDLVFQHYKEHRTVQYYADALFVSPKHLTETIKDVTGRTAGEWIDDAVILEAKVLLRNNDISIANVAADIHFPDQSTFGKYFKKHTGMSPSDFRVVSGN, encoded by the coding sequence ATGGCTAAAAAGATAGGGCAATTAAGCTTATCGAAATTTGCAGACCTGTATGCAGACAATTTTGTAAGTAATGATTTTTTTGTGGCCGATGAGAAACAACTGCTTAGTTTAAGCGAGTTCCCCTACCGGTCGGATGGGTATATTATCGGCATTTGTACGCGCGGTACCGCCCGGGTTGAAGTTAATTTGCAGGTGTATGAAGCCGTACCCGATGCCATGCTGCTGGCCACACCCTTCCATGTACTGAGGATATATAACGCCAGTGCCGATTTTTTATGCCGCTTCCTGGTATTCTCTAAAGCTTTTTTAACAGAAAATAACGGCAACAGTCATTTTTTAGAAACCTTTGGATATTTTAAAAATACCTCGATACCTGTGATATACCCCGATAATGCGGACGCACGGATGATACTGGATGTTTATTTGCTGATGAAACAAAAAATAGAGCGGCAGGACCACCCTTACCGGTTGGAAATATCGCGCAGCATACTTACTACTTTACTGTATGAAGTGCAATCGGTTTATGAAAAGCAGCACACTATTATTAAAGCCAAGCAAACCCGTAAACAGGAATTGAACGTGCTTTTCCAGGACCTGGTATTTCAGCATTATAAAGAACACCGCACCGTGCAATACTACGCCGATGCGCTGTTTGTATCGCCCAAACACCTTACCGAAACCATTAAAGATGTAACAGGCCGCACCGCGGGCGAATGGATAGATGATGCCGTAATACTGGAAGCCAAGGTGCTGCTGCGCAATAATGATATCAGCATAGCCAACGTAGCCGCTGATATCCATTTTCCCGATCAATCAACTTTTGGTAAGTACTTTAAAAAACATACAGGCATGTCACCGTCAGATTTTAGGGTGGTAAGCGGAAATTGA
- a CDS encoding OmpP1/FadL family transporter yields MRKLLLLLLATVPVMAFAQGFQVNLHGQKQIGMGHTGTGLLQDGASVLFNPGAVAMLPENYIQAGISPLMFKSAFVATGSTTQYNNANKIATPFSAYAVWGPKNSFWKLGLGVYTPFGGLTDWGTSWTGKYALESLDLKAIYIQPTISIKLADFVSIGGGFVYNRASVDLTRAIPLSGSTGADGQAELKGNGKGYGWNAGIYFKTESGVTVGFTHRSKVNTNINGGNAIFTVPASVQANFPQPNTFSSGIPLPATTSFGIGVYPTKQWTLAMDLNYIGWSAYKALAFDYASNTAALADTYSPRNYKDAISFRLGTEYKSNDKMAFRIGGGLTTTPVPNGYVTPEAPDANRFYLTAGFGYKVANHLDLDLSFEYESVGARQQTNIESNLSGTFKTNVYIPGISLAYHW; encoded by the coding sequence ATGAGAAAACTACTACTCCTGCTCCTGGCAACTGTTCCCGTAATGGCGTTTGCCCAGGGCTTCCAGGTTAACCTACACGGACAAAAGCAAATAGGCATGGGCCATACAGGTACCGGCTTACTGCAGGACGGTGCTTCGGTACTATTTAACCCCGGTGCTGTGGCCATGTTACCTGAAAATTATATACAGGCCGGTATTAGTCCGCTGATGTTTAAATCGGCATTTGTGGCTACCGGGTCGACCACCCAATATAATAACGCTAATAAAATTGCTACTCCGTTTAGCGCTTACGCTGTTTGGGGGCCTAAAAATTCATTCTGGAAATTAGGGTTAGGTGTGTATACCCCTTTTGGCGGTTTAACCGACTGGGGAACCAGCTGGACAGGTAAATACGCATTGGAAAGCTTAGATTTGAAAGCCATTTATATTCAGCCAACCATTAGTATCAAGCTTGCTGATTTTGTAAGCATTGGCGGTGGCTTTGTTTATAACCGTGCCAGCGTTGATCTAACCCGGGCCATCCCGCTATCAGGTTCTACCGGTGCAGACGGACAGGCCGAACTGAAGGGCAATGGCAAAGGCTATGGCTGGAACGCGGGCATTTACTTCAAAACAGAATCGGGTGTAACTGTTGGTTTTACCCACCGTTCTAAAGTAAATACCAATATTAACGGCGGCAATGCTATCTTCACCGTACCCGCATCGGTACAAGCTAACTTCCCGCAGCCAAATACTTTTTCATCGGGTATACCTTTACCCGCAACCACATCCTTTGGTATAGGCGTTTATCCAACCAAACAATGGACGCTGGCAATGGATTTGAATTACATTGGCTGGAGCGCGTACAAAGCTTTAGCTTTTGATTATGCCAGCAACACCGCAGCTTTGGCCGATACTTATTCGCCCCGTAACTATAAAGATGCGATATCATTCCGCCTTGGTACCGAATATAAAAGCAACGATAAAATGGCCTTCCGGATTGGCGGCGGTTTAACTACCACCCCGGTGCCTAACGGCTATGTAACCCCCGAAGCGCCTGATGCCAACCGCTTTTATTTAACAGCCGGTTTTGGCTATAAAGTGGCTAACCATCTTGATCTGGACCTGTCCTTCGAATACGAAAGTGTTGGCGCGCGCCAGCAAACCAATATCGAATCGAACCTTTCGGGTACATTTAAAACCAACGTTTACATACCGGGTATATCACTTGCTTATCACTGGTAA